A segment of the Plectropomus leopardus isolate mb unplaced genomic scaffold, YSFRI_Pleo_2.0 unplaced_scaffold11807, whole genome shotgun sequence genome:
ACACTAAATGGTACTTTCAAAATCTTTACAAATATACACATTAGATTATAGTTAACAGTATTGAAGAAAACACTGCTGATTCACAGGCCTGATGTTCCCAGGAGTATAAACTTCTTTCTtacctcttcttctttttccagaTCCTGATCATCCGAGCAGCAAAGCAGAAGGGCATCCAGGTCACATGTGAGGTCGCACCTCATCACCTCTTCCTCTGTGAGGAAAACATTCTGGATATCGGCGGCGGACGAGCGCAGGTCCGACCCATGCTGGGAACACATGAGGACATGGAGGCTCTTTGGGAAAACCTAGACATCATAGACTGCTTCGCCACGGACCACGGTCAGTTACTGGACAGACACCAGTCTgatgattaaataattatacatattaAGAAGAGAGCgatgttttacttattttgcttTGTGTTGATAGCTCCCCATTCTGTGGAGGAGAAAAACGGGGACGCTCCTCCTCCAGGTTACCCCGGCCTGGAAACcatgctgccgctgctgctgacCGCCGTCAGCGATGGACGTCTCACTCTGGATGATATCATCAAACGTCTTTACGACAACCCACGCAGGATCTTCAACCTGCCAGTCCAGGAAAACACCTATGTGGAGGTATACACACAACCatacaacatttttatgttgtgatCACATTTTTGAGATCCCTCCTGCACATCTATTTATTTCGCTGAGATCTTGCTTTATACgttatcaaaaaatgtaatgacttaATCACTTGTTTGTGCCTTTCAGGTGGACTTGGAGCAGGAGTGGGTTATTCCTCAGGCCATGCAGTTCACCAAGTCAAAGTGGACACCTTTCCAGGGTC
Coding sequences within it:
- the LOC121963591 gene encoding CAD protein-like, producing ILIIRAAKQKGIQVTCEVAPHHLFLCEENILDIGGGRAQVRPMLGTHEDMEALWENLDIIDCFATDHAPHSVEEKNGDAPPPGYPGLETMLPLLLTAVSDGRLTLDDIIKRLYDNPRRIFNLPVQENTYVEVDLEQEWVIPQAMQFTKSKWTPFQGLKVKGKVRRVVLRGEVAYIDGQ